In one Zalophus californianus isolate mZalCal1 chromosome 10, mZalCal1.pri.v2, whole genome shotgun sequence genomic region, the following are encoded:
- the FBXO24 gene encoding F-box only protein 24 isoform X7, translated as MVRRSRRQKLQKVTGLCGREEGLRVKRSCPSCGPEPGGEEKKGRGNPISVQLFPPELVEHIISFLPVRDVVALGQTCHYFHEVCDAEGVWRRICRRLSPRLREQGSGVRPWKRAAILNYTKGLYFQAFGGRRRCLSKSVAPLLAHGYRRFLPTKDHVFILDYVGTLFFLKNALVSSTLGQIQWKRACRYVVLCRGAKDFASDPRCDTVYRKYLYVLATREQPGVVGTTGSRACDCVEVYLQSSGQRVFKMTFHHSMSFKQIVLVGQETQRALLLLTEEGKIYSLVVNETQLDQPRSYTVQLALRKVSRCLPHLRVAGMASNQSSTLYITDQGGVYFEVHTPGVYRDLFGTLQAFDPLDQQMPLALSLPAKVLFCALGYNHLGLVDEFGRLFMQGNNRYGQLGTGDRMDRGEPTQVHYLQRPIALWCGLNHSLVLSQGSDFSKELLGCGCGAGGRLPGWPKGSASFVKLHVKDRMEKMKEIVGWMPLMAAQKDFFWEALDLLQRTAAGVGSGPPTPES; from the exons GTGAAGCGGAGCTGCCCTTCATGTGGCCCAGAGCCTGGGGGTGAagagaagaaggggagagggaaccCTATTTCTGTTCAGCTGTTCCCCCCAGAGCTG gtGGAGCATATCATCTCATTCCTCCCAGTCAGAGATGTGGTCGCTCTGGGCCAGACCTGCCACTACTTCCACGAAGTGTGCGATGCCGAGGGCGTGTGGAGACGCATCTGTCGCAGGCTCAGTCCTCGCCTACGAGAGCAGGGTTCTGGGGTCCGGCCCTGGAAGAGAGCTGCCATTCTTAACT aCACGAAGGGCCTGTATTTCCAGGCATTTGGGGGCCGCCGCCGCTGTCTCAGCAAGAGTGTAGCCCCCCTGCTAGCCCATGGCTACCGCCGCTTCTTGCCCACCAAGGACCACGTCTTCATTCTTGACTACGTGGGGaccctcttctttctcaaaaatgCCCTGGTCTCCTCTACCCTTGGCCAGATCCAGTGGAAGCGAGCCTGCCGCTATGTTGTGTTGTGTCGCGGAGCCAAGGAT TTTGCCTCGGACCCAAGATGTGACACAGTTTACCGTAAATACCTCTATGTATTGGCCACTCGGGAGCAGCCAGGTGTGGTAGGCACAACTGGCAGCCGGGCCTGTGACTGTGTCGAGGTCTATCTGCAGTCCAGTGGGCAGCGGGTCTTCAAGATGACCTTCCACCACTCCATGAGCTTCAAACAGATCGTGCTGGTCGGTCAGGAGACCCAGCGGGCTCTGTTGCTTCTCACAG aggaaggaaagatCTACTCTTTGGTAGTGAATGAAACCCAGCTGGACCAGCCGCGCTCCTACACAGTTCAGCTGGCCCTGAGGAAGGTGTCCCGTTGCCTGCCTCACCTTCGTGTGGCCGGCATGGCTTCCAACCAGAGCAGTACTCTCTACATCACAG ACCAGGGGGGAGTGTATTTTGAGGTGCATACCCCAGGGGTGTATCGTGATCTCTTTGGGACCCTTCAAGCCTTTGACCCCCTGGACCAGCAGATGCCACTTGCTCTCTCACTGCCTGCCAAG GTCCTATTTTGCGCTCTTGGCTACAATCACCTTGGCCTGGTGGATGAATTTGGCCGACTCTTCATGCAGGGAAATAACAGATACGGGCAGCTGGGAACAGGGGACAGAATGGACCGAGGGGAACCCACACAG GTGCATTATCTGCAACGCCCCATTGCCCTGTGGTGTGGCCTCAACCACTCCCTGGTGCTGAGCCAGGGCTCGGACTTCAGCAAGGAGCTGCTGGGCTGcggctgtggggctgggggccgcCTCCCTGGCTGGCCTAAGGGGAGTGCCTCCTTCGTGAAGCTCCACGTCAAG GATCGCATGGAAAAGATGAAGGAGATCGTGGGCTGGATGCCCTTGATGGCCGCACAGAAGGATTTCTTTTGGGAGGCCTTGGACCTGCTGCAGAGGACTGCTGCGGGGGTTGGCTCAGGCCCCCCAACCCCTGAGAGCTGA
- the FBXO24 gene encoding F-box only protein 24 isoform X3 has translation MGEKAVPSPRRRRVKRSCPSCGPEPGGEEKKGRGNPISVQLFPPELVEHIISFLPVRDVVALGQTCHYFHEVCDAEGVWRRICRRLSPRLREQGSGVRPWKRAAILNYTKGLYFQAFGGRRRCLSKSVAPLLAHGYRRFLPTKDHVFILDYVGTLFFLKNALVSSTLGQIQWKRACRYVVLCRGAKDFASDPRCDTVYRKYLYVLATREQPGVVGTTGSRACDCVEVYLQSSGQRVFKMTFHHSMSFKQIVLVGQETQRALLLLTEEGKIYSLVVNETQLDQPRSYTVQLALRKVSRCLPHLRVAGMASNQSSTLYITDQGGVYFEVHTPGVYRDLFGTLQAFDPLDQQMPLALSLPAKVLFCALGYNHLGLVDEFGRLFMQGNNRYGQLGTGDRMDRGEPTQVHYLQRPIALWCGLNHSLVLSQGSDFSKELLGCGCGAGGRLPGWPKGSASFVKLHVKVPLCACSLCSTRECLYMLSSHDIEHHPTYRDLPASRVVGTPEPSLGAGASQDPGGAAQACEEYLNQIHSCPTLQDRMEKMKEIVGWMPLMAAQKDFFWEALDLLQRTAAGVGSGPPTPES, from the exons GTGAAGCGGAGCTGCCCTTCATGTGGCCCAGAGCCTGGGGGTGAagagaagaaggggagagggaaccCTATTTCTGTTCAGCTGTTCCCCCCAGAGCTG gtGGAGCATATCATCTCATTCCTCCCAGTCAGAGATGTGGTCGCTCTGGGCCAGACCTGCCACTACTTCCACGAAGTGTGCGATGCCGAGGGCGTGTGGAGACGCATCTGTCGCAGGCTCAGTCCTCGCCTACGAGAGCAGGGTTCTGGGGTCCGGCCCTGGAAGAGAGCTGCCATTCTTAACT aCACGAAGGGCCTGTATTTCCAGGCATTTGGGGGCCGCCGCCGCTGTCTCAGCAAGAGTGTAGCCCCCCTGCTAGCCCATGGCTACCGCCGCTTCTTGCCCACCAAGGACCACGTCTTCATTCTTGACTACGTGGGGaccctcttctttctcaaaaatgCCCTGGTCTCCTCTACCCTTGGCCAGATCCAGTGGAAGCGAGCCTGCCGCTATGTTGTGTTGTGTCGCGGAGCCAAGGAT TTTGCCTCGGACCCAAGATGTGACACAGTTTACCGTAAATACCTCTATGTATTGGCCACTCGGGAGCAGCCAGGTGTGGTAGGCACAACTGGCAGCCGGGCCTGTGACTGTGTCGAGGTCTATCTGCAGTCCAGTGGGCAGCGGGTCTTCAAGATGACCTTCCACCACTCCATGAGCTTCAAACAGATCGTGCTGGTCGGTCAGGAGACCCAGCGGGCTCTGTTGCTTCTCACAG aggaaggaaagatCTACTCTTTGGTAGTGAATGAAACCCAGCTGGACCAGCCGCGCTCCTACACAGTTCAGCTGGCCCTGAGGAAGGTGTCCCGTTGCCTGCCTCACCTTCGTGTGGCCGGCATGGCTTCCAACCAGAGCAGTACTCTCTACATCACAG ACCAGGGGGGAGTGTATTTTGAGGTGCATACCCCAGGGGTGTATCGTGATCTCTTTGGGACCCTTCAAGCCTTTGACCCCCTGGACCAGCAGATGCCACTTGCTCTCTCACTGCCTGCCAAG GTCCTATTTTGCGCTCTTGGCTACAATCACCTTGGCCTGGTGGATGAATTTGGCCGACTCTTCATGCAGGGAAATAACAGATACGGGCAGCTGGGAACAGGGGACAGAATGGACCGAGGGGAACCCACACAG GTGCATTATCTGCAACGCCCCATTGCCCTGTGGTGTGGCCTCAACCACTCCCTGGTGCTGAGCCAGGGCTCGGACTTCAGCAAGGAGCTGCTGGGCTGcggctgtggggctgggggccgcCTCCCTGGCTGGCCTAAGGGGAGTGCCTCCTTCGTGAAGCTCCACGTCAAG GTCCCTTTGTGTGCCTGTTCCCTCTGCTCTACCAGAGAGTGTCTCTACATGCTGTCCAGCCATGACATCGAGCACCACCCCACCTATCGGGACCTTCCAGCCAGCAGGGTGGTGGGGACCCCCGAGCCCAGCCTGGGGGCCGgagcatcccaggaccctgggggggCGGCCCAGGCCTGTGAGGAGTACCTCAACCAGATCCACAGTTGCCCCACATTGCAGGATCGCATGGAAAAGATGAAGGAGATCGTGGGCTGGATGCCCTTGATGGCCGCACAGAAGGATTTCTTTTGGGAGGCCTTGGACCTGCTGCAGAGGACTGCTGCGGGGGTTGGCTCAGGCCCCCCAACCCCTGAGAGCTGA
- the FBXO24 gene encoding F-box only protein 24 isoform X5 produces MVKRSCPSCGPEPGGEEKKGRGNPISVQLFPPELVEHIISFLPVRDVVALGQTCHYFHEVCDAEGVWRRICRRLSPRLREQGSGVRPWKRAAILNYTKGLYFQAFGGRRRCLSKSVAPLLAHGYRRFLPTKDHVFILDYVGTLFFLKNALVSSTLGQIQWKRACRYVVLCRGAKDFASDPRCDTVYRKYLYVLATREQPGVVGTTGSRACDCVEVYLQSSGQRVFKMTFHHSMSFKQIVLVGQETQRALLLLTEEGKIYSLVVNETQLDQPRSYTVQLALRKVSRCLPHLRVAGMASNQSSTLYITDQGGVYFEVHTPGVYRDLFGTLQAFDPLDQQMPLALSLPAKVLFCALGYNHLGLVDEFGRLFMQGNNRYGQLGTGDRMDRGEPTQVHYLQRPIALWCGLNHSLVLSQGSDFSKELLGCGCGAGGRLPGWPKGSASFVKLHVKVPLCACSLCSTRECLYMLSSHDIEHHPTYRDLPASRVVGTPEPSLGAGASQDPGGAAQACEEYLNQIHSCPTLQDRMEKMKEIVGWMPLMAAQKDFFWEALDLLQRTAAGVGSGPPTPES; encoded by the exons GTGAAGCGGAGCTGCCCTTCATGTGGCCCAGAGCCTGGGGGTGAagagaagaaggggagagggaaccCTATTTCTGTTCAGCTGTTCCCCCCAGAGCTG gtGGAGCATATCATCTCATTCCTCCCAGTCAGAGATGTGGTCGCTCTGGGCCAGACCTGCCACTACTTCCACGAAGTGTGCGATGCCGAGGGCGTGTGGAGACGCATCTGTCGCAGGCTCAGTCCTCGCCTACGAGAGCAGGGTTCTGGGGTCCGGCCCTGGAAGAGAGCTGCCATTCTTAACT aCACGAAGGGCCTGTATTTCCAGGCATTTGGGGGCCGCCGCCGCTGTCTCAGCAAGAGTGTAGCCCCCCTGCTAGCCCATGGCTACCGCCGCTTCTTGCCCACCAAGGACCACGTCTTCATTCTTGACTACGTGGGGaccctcttctttctcaaaaatgCCCTGGTCTCCTCTACCCTTGGCCAGATCCAGTGGAAGCGAGCCTGCCGCTATGTTGTGTTGTGTCGCGGAGCCAAGGAT TTTGCCTCGGACCCAAGATGTGACACAGTTTACCGTAAATACCTCTATGTATTGGCCACTCGGGAGCAGCCAGGTGTGGTAGGCACAACTGGCAGCCGGGCCTGTGACTGTGTCGAGGTCTATCTGCAGTCCAGTGGGCAGCGGGTCTTCAAGATGACCTTCCACCACTCCATGAGCTTCAAACAGATCGTGCTGGTCGGTCAGGAGACCCAGCGGGCTCTGTTGCTTCTCACAG aggaaggaaagatCTACTCTTTGGTAGTGAATGAAACCCAGCTGGACCAGCCGCGCTCCTACACAGTTCAGCTGGCCCTGAGGAAGGTGTCCCGTTGCCTGCCTCACCTTCGTGTGGCCGGCATGGCTTCCAACCAGAGCAGTACTCTCTACATCACAG ACCAGGGGGGAGTGTATTTTGAGGTGCATACCCCAGGGGTGTATCGTGATCTCTTTGGGACCCTTCAAGCCTTTGACCCCCTGGACCAGCAGATGCCACTTGCTCTCTCACTGCCTGCCAAG GTCCTATTTTGCGCTCTTGGCTACAATCACCTTGGCCTGGTGGATGAATTTGGCCGACTCTTCATGCAGGGAAATAACAGATACGGGCAGCTGGGAACAGGGGACAGAATGGACCGAGGGGAACCCACACAG GTGCATTATCTGCAACGCCCCATTGCCCTGTGGTGTGGCCTCAACCACTCCCTGGTGCTGAGCCAGGGCTCGGACTTCAGCAAGGAGCTGCTGGGCTGcggctgtggggctgggggccgcCTCCCTGGCTGGCCTAAGGGGAGTGCCTCCTTCGTGAAGCTCCACGTCAAG GTCCCTTTGTGTGCCTGTTCCCTCTGCTCTACCAGAGAGTGTCTCTACATGCTGTCCAGCCATGACATCGAGCACCACCCCACCTATCGGGACCTTCCAGCCAGCAGGGTGGTGGGGACCCCCGAGCCCAGCCTGGGGGCCGgagcatcccaggaccctgggggggCGGCCCAGGCCTGTGAGGAGTACCTCAACCAGATCCACAGTTGCCCCACATTGCAGGATCGCATGGAAAAGATGAAGGAGATCGTGGGCTGGATGCCCTTGATGGCCGCACAGAAGGATTTCTTTTGGGAGGCCTTGGACCTGCTGCAGAGGACTGCTGCGGGGGTTGGCTCAGGCCCCCCAACCCCTGAGAGCTGA
- the FBXO24 gene encoding F-box only protein 24 isoform X6, protein MVRRSRRQKLQKVTGLCGREEGLRVKRSCPSCGPEPGGEEKKGRGNPISVQLFPPELVEHIISFLPVRDVVALGQTCHYFHEVCDAEGVWRRICRRLSPRLREQGSGVRPWKRAAILNYTKGLYFQAFGGRRRCLSKSVAPLLAHGYRRFLPTKDHVFILDYVGTLFFLKNALVSSTLGQIQWKRACRYVVLCRGAKDFASDPRCDTVYRKYLYVLATREQPGVVGTTGSRACDCVEVYLQSSGQRVFKMTFHHSMSFKQIVLVGQETQRALLLLTEEGKIYSLVVNETQLDQPRSYTVQLALRKVSRCLPHLRVAGMASNQSSTLYITDQGGVYFEVHTPGVYRDLFGTLQAFDPLDQQMPLALSLPAKVLFCALGYNHLGLVDEFGRLFMQGNNRYGQLGTGDRMDRGEPTQVPLCACSLCSTRECLYMLSSHDIEHHPTYRDLPASRVVGTPEPSLGAGASQDPGGAAQACEEYLNQIHSCPTLQDRMEKMKEIVGWMPLMAAQKDFFWEALDLLQRTAAGVGSGPPTPES, encoded by the exons GTGAAGCGGAGCTGCCCTTCATGTGGCCCAGAGCCTGGGGGTGAagagaagaaggggagagggaaccCTATTTCTGTTCAGCTGTTCCCCCCAGAGCTG gtGGAGCATATCATCTCATTCCTCCCAGTCAGAGATGTGGTCGCTCTGGGCCAGACCTGCCACTACTTCCACGAAGTGTGCGATGCCGAGGGCGTGTGGAGACGCATCTGTCGCAGGCTCAGTCCTCGCCTACGAGAGCAGGGTTCTGGGGTCCGGCCCTGGAAGAGAGCTGCCATTCTTAACT aCACGAAGGGCCTGTATTTCCAGGCATTTGGGGGCCGCCGCCGCTGTCTCAGCAAGAGTGTAGCCCCCCTGCTAGCCCATGGCTACCGCCGCTTCTTGCCCACCAAGGACCACGTCTTCATTCTTGACTACGTGGGGaccctcttctttctcaaaaatgCCCTGGTCTCCTCTACCCTTGGCCAGATCCAGTGGAAGCGAGCCTGCCGCTATGTTGTGTTGTGTCGCGGAGCCAAGGAT TTTGCCTCGGACCCAAGATGTGACACAGTTTACCGTAAATACCTCTATGTATTGGCCACTCGGGAGCAGCCAGGTGTGGTAGGCACAACTGGCAGCCGGGCCTGTGACTGTGTCGAGGTCTATCTGCAGTCCAGTGGGCAGCGGGTCTTCAAGATGACCTTCCACCACTCCATGAGCTTCAAACAGATCGTGCTGGTCGGTCAGGAGACCCAGCGGGCTCTGTTGCTTCTCACAG aggaaggaaagatCTACTCTTTGGTAGTGAATGAAACCCAGCTGGACCAGCCGCGCTCCTACACAGTTCAGCTGGCCCTGAGGAAGGTGTCCCGTTGCCTGCCTCACCTTCGTGTGGCCGGCATGGCTTCCAACCAGAGCAGTACTCTCTACATCACAG ACCAGGGGGGAGTGTATTTTGAGGTGCATACCCCAGGGGTGTATCGTGATCTCTTTGGGACCCTTCAAGCCTTTGACCCCCTGGACCAGCAGATGCCACTTGCTCTCTCACTGCCTGCCAAG GTCCTATTTTGCGCTCTTGGCTACAATCACCTTGGCCTGGTGGATGAATTTGGCCGACTCTTCATGCAGGGAAATAACAGATACGGGCAGCTGGGAACAGGGGACAGAATGGACCGAGGGGAACCCACACAG GTCCCTTTGTGTGCCTGTTCCCTCTGCTCTACCAGAGAGTGTCTCTACATGCTGTCCAGCCATGACATCGAGCACCACCCCACCTATCGGGACCTTCCAGCCAGCAGGGTGGTGGGGACCCCCGAGCCCAGCCTGGGGGCCGgagcatcccaggaccctgggggggCGGCCCAGGCCTGTGAGGAGTACCTCAACCAGATCCACAGTTGCCCCACATTGCAGGATCGCATGGAAAAGATGAAGGAGATCGTGGGCTGGATGCCCTTGATGGCCGCACAGAAGGATTTCTTTTGGGAGGCCTTGGACCTGCTGCAGAGGACTGCTGCGGGGGTTGGCTCAGGCCCCCCAACCCCTGAGAGCTGA
- the FBXO24 gene encoding F-box only protein 24 isoform X1: MVRRSRRQKLQKVTGLCGREEGLRVKRSCPSCGPEPGGEEKKGRGNPISVQLFPPELVEHIISFLPVRDVVALGQTCHYFHEVCDAEGVWRRICRRLSPRLREQGSGVRPWKRAAILNYTKGLYFQAFGGRRRCLSKSVAPLLAHGYRRFLPTKDHVFILDYVGTLFFLKNALVSSTLGQIQWKRACRYVVLCRGAKDFASDPRCDTVYRKYLYVLATREQPGVVGTTGSRACDCVEVYLQSSGQRVFKMTFHHSMSFKQIVLVGQETQRALLLLTEEGKIYSLVVNETQLDQPRSYTVQLALRKVSRCLPHLRVAGMASNQSSTLYITDQGGVYFEVHTPGVYRDLFGTLQAFDPLDQQMPLALSLPAKVLFCALGYNHLGLVDEFGRLFMQGNNRYGQLGTGDRMDRGEPTQVHYLQRPIALWCGLNHSLVLSQGSDFSKELLGCGCGAGGRLPGWPKGSASFVKLHVKVPLCACSLCSTRECLYMLSSHDIEHHPTYRDLPASRVVGTPEPSLGAGASQDPGGAAQACEEYLNQIHSCPTLQDRMEKMKEIVGWMPLMAAQKDFFWEALDLLQRTAAGVGSGPPTPES; the protein is encoded by the exons GTGAAGCGGAGCTGCCCTTCATGTGGCCCAGAGCCTGGGGGTGAagagaagaaggggagagggaaccCTATTTCTGTTCAGCTGTTCCCCCCAGAGCTG gtGGAGCATATCATCTCATTCCTCCCAGTCAGAGATGTGGTCGCTCTGGGCCAGACCTGCCACTACTTCCACGAAGTGTGCGATGCCGAGGGCGTGTGGAGACGCATCTGTCGCAGGCTCAGTCCTCGCCTACGAGAGCAGGGTTCTGGGGTCCGGCCCTGGAAGAGAGCTGCCATTCTTAACT aCACGAAGGGCCTGTATTTCCAGGCATTTGGGGGCCGCCGCCGCTGTCTCAGCAAGAGTGTAGCCCCCCTGCTAGCCCATGGCTACCGCCGCTTCTTGCCCACCAAGGACCACGTCTTCATTCTTGACTACGTGGGGaccctcttctttctcaaaaatgCCCTGGTCTCCTCTACCCTTGGCCAGATCCAGTGGAAGCGAGCCTGCCGCTATGTTGTGTTGTGTCGCGGAGCCAAGGAT TTTGCCTCGGACCCAAGATGTGACACAGTTTACCGTAAATACCTCTATGTATTGGCCACTCGGGAGCAGCCAGGTGTGGTAGGCACAACTGGCAGCCGGGCCTGTGACTGTGTCGAGGTCTATCTGCAGTCCAGTGGGCAGCGGGTCTTCAAGATGACCTTCCACCACTCCATGAGCTTCAAACAGATCGTGCTGGTCGGTCAGGAGACCCAGCGGGCTCTGTTGCTTCTCACAG aggaaggaaagatCTACTCTTTGGTAGTGAATGAAACCCAGCTGGACCAGCCGCGCTCCTACACAGTTCAGCTGGCCCTGAGGAAGGTGTCCCGTTGCCTGCCTCACCTTCGTGTGGCCGGCATGGCTTCCAACCAGAGCAGTACTCTCTACATCACAG ACCAGGGGGGAGTGTATTTTGAGGTGCATACCCCAGGGGTGTATCGTGATCTCTTTGGGACCCTTCAAGCCTTTGACCCCCTGGACCAGCAGATGCCACTTGCTCTCTCACTGCCTGCCAAG GTCCTATTTTGCGCTCTTGGCTACAATCACCTTGGCCTGGTGGATGAATTTGGCCGACTCTTCATGCAGGGAAATAACAGATACGGGCAGCTGGGAACAGGGGACAGAATGGACCGAGGGGAACCCACACAG GTGCATTATCTGCAACGCCCCATTGCCCTGTGGTGTGGCCTCAACCACTCCCTGGTGCTGAGCCAGGGCTCGGACTTCAGCAAGGAGCTGCTGGGCTGcggctgtggggctgggggccgcCTCCCTGGCTGGCCTAAGGGGAGTGCCTCCTTCGTGAAGCTCCACGTCAAG GTCCCTTTGTGTGCCTGTTCCCTCTGCTCTACCAGAGAGTGTCTCTACATGCTGTCCAGCCATGACATCGAGCACCACCCCACCTATCGGGACCTTCCAGCCAGCAGGGTGGTGGGGACCCCCGAGCCCAGCCTGGGGGCCGgagcatcccaggaccctgggggggCGGCCCAGGCCTGTGAGGAGTACCTCAACCAGATCCACAGTTGCCCCACATTGCAGGATCGCATGGAAAAGATGAAGGAGATCGTGGGCTGGATGCCCTTGATGGCCGCACAGAAGGATTTCTTTTGGGAGGCCTTGGACCTGCTGCAGAGGACTGCTGCGGGGGTTGGCTCAGGCCCCCCAACCCCTGAGAGCTGA
- the FBXO24 gene encoding F-box only protein 24 isoform X2 codes for MDLERKMGGFEDTELEDRAVKRSCPSCGPEPGGEEKKGRGNPISVQLFPPELVEHIISFLPVRDVVALGQTCHYFHEVCDAEGVWRRICRRLSPRLREQGSGVRPWKRAAILNYTKGLYFQAFGGRRRCLSKSVAPLLAHGYRRFLPTKDHVFILDYVGTLFFLKNALVSSTLGQIQWKRACRYVVLCRGAKDFASDPRCDTVYRKYLYVLATREQPGVVGTTGSRACDCVEVYLQSSGQRVFKMTFHHSMSFKQIVLVGQETQRALLLLTEEGKIYSLVVNETQLDQPRSYTVQLALRKVSRCLPHLRVAGMASNQSSTLYITDQGGVYFEVHTPGVYRDLFGTLQAFDPLDQQMPLALSLPAKVLFCALGYNHLGLVDEFGRLFMQGNNRYGQLGTGDRMDRGEPTQVHYLQRPIALWCGLNHSLVLSQGSDFSKELLGCGCGAGGRLPGWPKGSASFVKLHVKVPLCACSLCSTRECLYMLSSHDIEHHPTYRDLPASRVVGTPEPSLGAGASQDPGGAAQACEEYLNQIHSCPTLQDRMEKMKEIVGWMPLMAAQKDFFWEALDLLQRTAAGVGSGPPTPES; via the exons GTGAAGCGGAGCTGCCCTTCATGTGGCCCAGAGCCTGGGGGTGAagagaagaaggggagagggaaccCTATTTCTGTTCAGCTGTTCCCCCCAGAGCTG gtGGAGCATATCATCTCATTCCTCCCAGTCAGAGATGTGGTCGCTCTGGGCCAGACCTGCCACTACTTCCACGAAGTGTGCGATGCCGAGGGCGTGTGGAGACGCATCTGTCGCAGGCTCAGTCCTCGCCTACGAGAGCAGGGTTCTGGGGTCCGGCCCTGGAAGAGAGCTGCCATTCTTAACT aCACGAAGGGCCTGTATTTCCAGGCATTTGGGGGCCGCCGCCGCTGTCTCAGCAAGAGTGTAGCCCCCCTGCTAGCCCATGGCTACCGCCGCTTCTTGCCCACCAAGGACCACGTCTTCATTCTTGACTACGTGGGGaccctcttctttctcaaaaatgCCCTGGTCTCCTCTACCCTTGGCCAGATCCAGTGGAAGCGAGCCTGCCGCTATGTTGTGTTGTGTCGCGGAGCCAAGGAT TTTGCCTCGGACCCAAGATGTGACACAGTTTACCGTAAATACCTCTATGTATTGGCCACTCGGGAGCAGCCAGGTGTGGTAGGCACAACTGGCAGCCGGGCCTGTGACTGTGTCGAGGTCTATCTGCAGTCCAGTGGGCAGCGGGTCTTCAAGATGACCTTCCACCACTCCATGAGCTTCAAACAGATCGTGCTGGTCGGTCAGGAGACCCAGCGGGCTCTGTTGCTTCTCACAG aggaaggaaagatCTACTCTTTGGTAGTGAATGAAACCCAGCTGGACCAGCCGCGCTCCTACACAGTTCAGCTGGCCCTGAGGAAGGTGTCCCGTTGCCTGCCTCACCTTCGTGTGGCCGGCATGGCTTCCAACCAGAGCAGTACTCTCTACATCACAG ACCAGGGGGGAGTGTATTTTGAGGTGCATACCCCAGGGGTGTATCGTGATCTCTTTGGGACCCTTCAAGCCTTTGACCCCCTGGACCAGCAGATGCCACTTGCTCTCTCACTGCCTGCCAAG GTCCTATTTTGCGCTCTTGGCTACAATCACCTTGGCCTGGTGGATGAATTTGGCCGACTCTTCATGCAGGGAAATAACAGATACGGGCAGCTGGGAACAGGGGACAGAATGGACCGAGGGGAACCCACACAG GTGCATTATCTGCAACGCCCCATTGCCCTGTGGTGTGGCCTCAACCACTCCCTGGTGCTGAGCCAGGGCTCGGACTTCAGCAAGGAGCTGCTGGGCTGcggctgtggggctgggggccgcCTCCCTGGCTGGCCTAAGGGGAGTGCCTCCTTCGTGAAGCTCCACGTCAAG GTCCCTTTGTGTGCCTGTTCCCTCTGCTCTACCAGAGAGTGTCTCTACATGCTGTCCAGCCATGACATCGAGCACCACCCCACCTATCGGGACCTTCCAGCCAGCAGGGTGGTGGGGACCCCCGAGCCCAGCCTGGGGGCCGgagcatcccaggaccctgggggggCGGCCCAGGCCTGTGAGGAGTACCTCAACCAGATCCACAGTTGCCCCACATTGCAGGATCGCATGGAAAAGATGAAGGAGATCGTGGGCTGGATGCCCTTGATGGCCGCACAGAAGGATTTCTTTTGGGAGGCCTTGGACCTGCTGCAGAGGACTGCTGCGGGGGTTGGCTCAGGCCCCCCAACCCCTGAGAGCTGA